In Paraburkholderia sp. BL10I2N1, a single genomic region encodes these proteins:
- a CDS encoding carboxylase: MADARARDGSRPAIRISDGTLRDAHQCLWATRMRTEHMLPIAERLDSAGFSFIEAIAMVQFDVAVRSLNQNPFERIRLLRDRITRTPLRAAIRSNLMSGFYPVAPDINELFVERMFANGIRDFGFLESLHCWDNVAPAIQTARRLGATVSAGLIFNLAPGYDAAFYEAKAREVVERFDVQNIVFGCAAGIMSLEDVRTIVPAIKRAIGHRTLEFNTHCLTGLGPLLAIEAAVHGADCVFTAVDPLTNGNSVPSSHMIASNLRALGLSVDLDDTALDDVTPYLAALAEHEGQPVGVAAEYNPFLYKSQFAGGAISNLEAQLKQAGLGDKLPEVIQEIARVREELGSPVMATPFPAIVAAQAVMNVVNGERYRVVPDEVKKYICGYFGALPLPVDQNIADRIITNGSRDVALTPPPLEPVLPGLRQRYKGMDDDQMLLRYMFGDEKIDALVPTSQDSAFSVTHPIVDLVETLAKLPRKGRIHVSRGDWSLNCQLKGGRS, translated from the coding sequence ATGGCGGACGCGCGCGCCCGCGACGGCAGCCGTCCGGCCATCCGTATTTCCGACGGAACGCTGCGCGATGCCCATCAATGCCTGTGGGCCACCCGCATGCGCACGGAACACATGCTTCCGATCGCCGAGCGGCTCGACAGTGCCGGCTTTTCCTTCATCGAAGCCATCGCCATGGTTCAGTTCGATGTAGCGGTACGGTCCCTGAACCAGAACCCGTTTGAGCGCATCCGGCTACTGCGCGACCGGATCACGCGCACGCCGCTGCGCGCCGCGATACGTAGCAATCTGATGAGCGGCTTTTATCCGGTAGCGCCCGATATCAACGAGCTGTTCGTCGAGCGCATGTTTGCCAACGGCATCCGCGATTTCGGCTTCCTGGAGTCCTTGCATTGCTGGGACAACGTCGCGCCCGCCATTCAGACCGCTCGCCGGCTCGGCGCTACAGTCAGCGCAGGGCTGATATTCAACCTCGCGCCAGGCTATGACGCGGCCTTCTACGAGGCCAAAGCAAGAGAAGTGGTCGAGCGCTTCGACGTGCAAAACATCGTCTTCGGTTGTGCGGCGGGAATCATGTCGCTGGAGGATGTCAGGACCATCGTTCCCGCCATCAAGCGCGCCATTGGCCATCGCACGCTTGAATTCAATACTCACTGCCTGACCGGGCTTGGTCCCTTGCTCGCAATCGAGGCCGCAGTGCACGGCGCGGACTGCGTCTTTACCGCCGTCGACCCGTTGACCAACGGCAACTCTGTGCCTTCGAGTCACATGATCGCCAGCAACCTGCGCGCGTTGGGACTCTCTGTCGATCTCGATGACACGGCGCTCGACGATGTCACTCCTTACCTCGCAGCCCTGGCTGAACATGAGGGCCAGCCGGTAGGCGTTGCAGCTGAGTACAACCCGTTTCTCTATAAATCGCAATTCGCGGGCGGCGCCATTTCCAACCTGGAGGCGCAACTCAAACAAGCTGGTTTGGGCGACAAACTGCCCGAGGTGATCCAGGAAATCGCACGCGTGCGCGAAGAGCTCGGCTCGCCCGTCATGGCGACGCCGTTTCCGGCCATCGTGGCCGCCCAGGCGGTCATGAACGTGGTCAACGGCGAGCGCTATCGCGTCGTTCCTGACGAAGTCAAGAAATACATCTGCGGCTACTTTGGCGCCTTGCCGCTGCCAGTGGACCAGAACATTGCCGACCGCATCATCACGAACGGCTCCCGGGATGTCGCCCTGACGCCGCCGCCGCTAGAGCCGGTCCTGCCAGGCCTGCGCCAGCGATACAAGGGTATGGACGACGACCAGATGTTGCTGCGCTATATGTTCGGCGATGAAAAGATTGACGCCCTGGTTCCTACGTCGCAAGACAGTGCGTTCAGTGTCACCCACCCAATCGTCGACCTGGTGGAGACGCTGGCGAAATTGCCCCGCAAGGGCCGCATTCATGTTTCGCGCGGTGACTGGTCGCTGAACTGCCAACTCAAAGGTGGCCGGTCGTGA
- a CDS encoding porin, protein MKLKWIAAAAVAALGSSAHAQSSVTLYGVIDTGFLYQSANASNFQSKVNLGHVYELKDGGIYSSIWGLKGTEDIGGGYKVNFKLQGVFNSSNGKLGLASAPGATAVFNQQTTVGVSGPFGTIDLGRQIVPMIYAMGNTDVRNAQYFGSILTAWLGMNQAAGWQGTSTNGPIGALYDDNAIVYHSPKFYGASLGLEYAPGGVAGQFQGGTRESAVLEYSNYGLNLAAVYYNGHDTNPFTTTATGAIITAPSTGLANNRFWYLGAQYTFHDFSVSTSYSIGKNPANSGRDNFEMISAGLGYRFTPFFKVTSGFYYLKDRNVSTNQSDLFAVGAEYNLSKATLAYAQVGYVNNRGDMSQTITYGAPVPEGRSATAAMVGIRHSF, encoded by the coding sequence ATGAAATTGAAATGGATAGCGGCGGCCGCAGTGGCGGCGCTTGGAAGTTCGGCACACGCGCAATCATCGGTGACGCTGTATGGCGTCATCGATACCGGATTCCTGTATCAGAGCGCGAACGCGAGTAACTTCCAGTCGAAGGTGAATCTCGGGCATGTCTACGAGCTCAAGGACGGCGGGATCTATTCGAGCATCTGGGGTCTCAAGGGCACCGAAGACATCGGGGGCGGCTACAAGGTCAACTTCAAGCTGCAGGGGGTGTTCAACAGCTCGAACGGCAAGCTCGGGCTGGCCAGCGCGCCGGGCGCCACCGCGGTCTTCAACCAGCAGACGACCGTGGGCGTGTCGGGTCCGTTCGGCACGATCGACCTGGGCCGGCAGATCGTGCCGATGATCTATGCGATGGGAAATACCGACGTACGCAATGCCCAATACTTCGGCAGCATCCTGACCGCGTGGCTCGGCATGAACCAGGCCGCGGGTTGGCAGGGCACCAGCACCAACGGCCCGATCGGCGCGCTGTATGACGACAACGCGATCGTCTACCATTCTCCGAAGTTCTACGGCGCCTCGCTCGGGCTCGAATATGCACCGGGCGGGGTGGCCGGCCAGTTTCAGGGCGGCACGCGCGAGTCCGCGGTGCTCGAGTATTCGAACTACGGCCTGAACCTCGCGGCTGTGTACTACAACGGCCACGACACCAACCCGTTCACGACGACGGCCACCGGCGCCATCATCACCGCGCCGTCGACTGGCCTGGCCAACAACCGCTTCTGGTATCTGGGCGCGCAGTACACGTTCCACGATTTTTCCGTGTCGACGTCATACAGCATCGGCAAGAACCCGGCGAACAGCGGCCGCGACAACTTCGAGATGATTTCCGCGGGGCTCGGCTACAGGTTCACTCCGTTCTTCAAGGTCACCTCGGGCTTCTATTACCTGAAGGACCGCAACGTTTCGACCAATCAATCGGATTTGTTCGCGGTGGGCGCCGAATACAACCTGTCCAAGGCCACGCTCGCCTACGCACAGGTCGGCTATGTCAACAACCGCGGCGACATGAGCCAGACGATCACCTACGGTGCGCCCGTTCCGGAGGGCAGGTCGGCCACCGCGGCGATGGTCGGTATCCGCCACAGCTTCTGA
- the accC gene encoding acetyl-CoA carboxylase biotin carboxylase subunit: MATRDIRRVFVANRGEIAVRIIRACRALGMETVVGVSEADVESMAAQLADRYVVIGPPPAAESYLIASNLVKAARDTECDAVHPGYGFLAERSAFARACAEANLAFIGPSPEAIDAMGDKITAVGLAAGSGVPRVPGSGAVADVEDARSIARDIGYPVLVKATAGGGGRGMRVVRSESEMEAAFSSAANEAGSAFGDSTLYIEKFIERARHIEIQVMGDQHGNVVYLGERECSTQRRHQKLIEEAPSPKLTAAMRAEMGECAVRLARDVRYCGAGTIEFVVDDSDGKYYFLEMNTRIQVEHPVTEMVTGQDLVVEQLRVACGLPLSFTQAQISISGHAIECRINAEDPERNFLPRAGLISEWQSPEGDGVRVDTHCYSGYTVPPYYDSLLGKLIVHAPTRAEAIERMQEALADLRVTGPATTASFHQAVLAHPDFAEGRVTTRWVEDTFMPPWKAVLKEKTKAAEAAKGIAA; this comes from the coding sequence ATGGCAACCCGCGATATCCGCCGGGTGTTTGTCGCCAATCGCGGCGAGATCGCCGTGCGCATCATCCGCGCCTGCCGAGCACTCGGCATGGAGACCGTCGTCGGCGTTTCCGAAGCCGACGTCGAAAGCATGGCGGCGCAACTGGCCGACCGTTATGTCGTGATCGGCCCGCCCCCCGCTGCCGAGAGTTATCTGATCGCGTCCAATCTGGTCAAAGCCGCGCGCGATACCGAATGCGACGCAGTCCACCCCGGGTATGGCTTTCTGGCAGAGCGCTCCGCGTTTGCACGCGCCTGTGCCGAAGCCAACCTGGCGTTCATCGGCCCGTCGCCGGAGGCGATCGACGCGATGGGCGACAAGATCACTGCGGTGGGTCTGGCCGCCGGGTCCGGCGTGCCGCGCGTGCCCGGCTCCGGCGCCGTAGCCGACGTCGAAGACGCGCGCAGCATCGCGCGTGACATCGGCTATCCAGTGCTGGTGAAAGCTACCGCCGGTGGTGGTGGCCGCGGTATGCGTGTGGTGCGTTCGGAATCCGAGATGGAAGCTGCGTTCAGCTCCGCGGCGAACGAGGCCGGCTCGGCCTTTGGTGATTCCACGCTGTACATCGAAAAATTCATTGAACGGGCCCGCCACATTGAGATCCAGGTGATGGGGGATCAGCACGGCAACGTGGTTTACCTTGGAGAGCGCGAGTGTTCTACCCAGCGCCGCCATCAAAAGCTGATCGAGGAAGCACCGTCGCCAAAGTTGACCGCTGCGATGCGCGCCGAAATGGGCGAATGCGCGGTGCGGCTCGCGCGCGATGTCAGGTATTGCGGCGCCGGAACCATTGAGTTTGTGGTCGACGACAGCGACGGCAAGTACTACTTCCTCGAAATGAATACCCGTATCCAGGTCGAGCACCCGGTCACGGAGATGGTCACCGGGCAGGATCTCGTGGTCGAACAATTGCGCGTGGCATGCGGACTGCCGCTGTCGTTCACGCAGGCCCAGATTTCGATCAGCGGCCACGCGATTGAATGCCGCATCAACGCAGAGGACCCGGAACGGAATTTTCTGCCGCGCGCCGGCCTGATTTCCGAATGGCAGAGTCCCGAAGGCGATGGCGTGCGGGTTGATACCCACTGCTACAGCGGCTACACCGTCCCGCCGTATTACGACTCGCTGCTCGGCAAGCTCATCGTGCATGCGCCGACGCGCGCCGAGGCCATCGAGCGCATGCAGGAAGCGCTCGCGGACTTGCGCGTCACCGGTCCCGCGACCACGGCCAGTTTTCATCAAGCGGTGCTCGCGCATCCGGATTTTGCCGAAGGTCGTGTGACCACGCGCTGGGTCGAGGATACCTTCATGCCCCCCTGGAAAGCAGTACTCAAGGAGAAGACGAAAGCTGCCGAGGCAGCAAAAGGAATCGCAGCATGA
- a CDS encoding AMP-binding protein, translating into MIIDSFDAGVRQFPDRICLQSGELRLTYQEIENASHAVAHALLEQGLGSAHIGVLSPNHELALVAMLGIMRAGAVYVPLNARDTIDDIAWFMQFTDVSAMFCHETYLPQMEKIRRGAPALKTVIGLSQAAQPSGPTLSSWCQQFSGKRVETIHKNADDVAIIKSSGGTTGKPKAIMQTHRALETAYRISNQFTQPDKDPVHLFVAPFTHAAGATFMALARFGARNVLAPSTDPGELLALIEHEKVTHIFLPPTLIYRMLAHPDVKTRDCSSLEYVIYGAAPMSVDKLREGLALWGQVFAQFYGQAEVPGVITCLSRKDHYVSDDASQNRHLGSAGRPSGACEVALMDDNGNIVALGERGEIVTKGDLVSSGYYKNPEATADVRAFGWHHTGDIGVFDESGYLYIVDRKKDMIISGGFNIYPSEIEQVIFSHPSVQDCAVVGTPDADWGERVTAIVELKRGTTITPEEVFALCKDRLASFKMPKHVEIWETLPRSPIGKVLKKDLRAKFLADALKQD; encoded by the coding sequence ATGATTATCGATTCATTCGACGCAGGTGTCAGGCAATTCCCTGATCGCATTTGCCTGCAAAGCGGCGAGCTTCGGCTGACTTATCAGGAAATCGAAAACGCATCGCATGCGGTGGCGCACGCGCTGCTGGAACAAGGGCTCGGCAGCGCGCATATCGGCGTGCTGTCGCCCAATCATGAATTGGCTCTCGTCGCCATGCTCGGCATCATGCGCGCGGGCGCGGTCTATGTGCCCCTGAACGCGCGCGATACCATCGACGACATCGCGTGGTTCATGCAGTTCACGGACGTATCGGCCATGTTTTGCCACGAAACGTACCTGCCGCAAATGGAAAAGATCCGTCGTGGTGCGCCGGCTCTGAAAACCGTCATCGGCCTGTCGCAAGCGGCACAACCGTCCGGCCCGACGCTGTCCTCGTGGTGTCAGCAGTTTTCGGGCAAGCGAGTGGAAACGATCCACAAGAATGCCGACGATGTGGCGATCATCAAATCTTCCGGCGGCACGACCGGCAAGCCGAAAGCGATCATGCAAACCCATCGCGCACTTGAGACGGCCTACCGGATCTCGAACCAGTTCACACAACCCGACAAAGATCCCGTCCACCTGTTTGTTGCGCCATTCACGCATGCCGCGGGCGCAACCTTCATGGCGCTGGCGAGATTCGGCGCGCGCAACGTACTTGCGCCTTCCACCGATCCAGGCGAGTTGCTGGCGCTGATCGAACACGAGAAGGTTACGCACATCTTTCTGCCGCCGACATTGATTTACCGGATGCTGGCGCACCCCGATGTCAAGACGCGCGACTGTTCGTCGCTGGAATACGTCATCTACGGCGCGGCCCCGATGTCAGTCGACAAACTGCGCGAGGGGCTGGCACTGTGGGGACAGGTCTTCGCGCAATTCTATGGCCAGGCCGAAGTTCCTGGGGTTATCACATGTCTGTCGCGCAAAGATCATTACGTCAGCGACGACGCGTCGCAGAACCGCCACCTCGGTTCGGCCGGGCGGCCATCGGGCGCATGCGAAGTGGCGTTGATGGACGACAACGGCAACATCGTCGCGCTCGGAGAGCGAGGCGAAATCGTAACCAAGGGCGACCTCGTGTCGTCCGGTTATTACAAGAATCCGGAAGCGACTGCCGACGTACGTGCCTTCGGTTGGCATCACACCGGCGACATCGGTGTCTTCGATGAAAGCGGCTATCTGTACATCGTCGATCGCAAGAAAGACATGATCATCTCCGGCGGCTTCAATATCTATCCGAGCGAGATCGAGCAGGTGATCTTCTCCCACCCTTCTGTCCAGGATTGCGCCGTCGTAGGCACGCCCGACGCGGACTGGGGCGAGCGGGTTACTGCCATCGTCGAGCTCAAGCGCGGCACGACCATCACACCCGAGGAAGTCTTCGCGTTGTGCAAGGACCGCCTCGCCAGTTTCAAGATGCCCAAGCATGTGGAGATCTGGGAAACCCTGCCGCGCAGCCCCATCGGCAAGGTCCTGAAGAAAGACCTGCGCGCGAAGTTTCTGGCCGACGCGCTCAAGCAGGACTGA
- a CDS encoding Zn-ribbon domain-containing OB-fold protein — MKQASDTTRALPVPTRETAPYWRMANEGRLVVQRCGSCGRRQFYPRAFCTACLSDSVEWVDCSGRGTIYTYTICHIAGHPSMADKVPYAVAMIDLDEGVRMLAGIVDSDLAQVAIGAPVEVTFERISAEYALPQFKIATGTSS; from the coding sequence GTGAAGCAGGCATCTGACACTACCCGTGCGCTTCCGGTGCCAACGAGGGAAACCGCCCCCTACTGGCGCATGGCGAACGAAGGCCGCCTGGTGGTGCAGCGCTGCGGCTCATGCGGACGCCGGCAGTTCTACCCGCGCGCATTTTGCACTGCCTGTCTGTCCGATTCCGTCGAGTGGGTCGATTGCAGCGGTCGCGGCACGATTTATACGTACACGATCTGCCACATTGCGGGACATCCCTCGATGGCGGACAAGGTGCCATACGCAGTGGCCATGATCGACCTCGACGAAGGCGTGCGCATGCTGGCCGGGATCGTCGACTCCGATCTCGCACAGGTTGCCATCGGCGCCCCCGTCGAAGTGACTTTCGAGCGCATCAGCGCCGAATACGCGCTTCCCCAATTCAAAATTGCTACAGGTACGTCTTCATGA
- a CDS encoding biotin/lipoyl-containing protein has translation MGLSHADVRRILDILDRAEQLESLDIKVGDFLLQARKPGAAPLAAHVTDSSVASRAGESSSDAPSAIPKPANPVSVAAAVDAAAPPETVPDGMAAIRSPMVGTFYLTPNPDAPAFVAVGSDIKVGDTVCLVEVMKMFNSIESTVSGKVHRVVARHGQLVQHDQILMLIDVTRD, from the coding sequence ATGGGTCTTTCACACGCCGATGTGCGGCGCATTCTCGATATCCTCGATCGTGCCGAGCAGCTCGAGTCGCTCGATATCAAGGTCGGAGATTTTTTGCTGCAGGCCCGCAAACCCGGCGCTGCACCACTTGCGGCTCATGTCACTGACTCCAGCGTCGCCTCGAGGGCCGGGGAGTCATCGTCTGACGCGCCATCGGCAATACCGAAACCAGCCAATCCGGTCAGCGTTGCCGCCGCCGTGGATGCAGCCGCACCGCCGGAAACGGTGCCGGACGGCATGGCGGCGATTCGCTCGCCGATGGTCGGCACCTTCTATCTCACGCCGAACCCGGACGCCCCAGCTTTCGTAGCCGTAGGCAGTGATATCAAGGTCGGCGATACGGTCTGTCTGGTCGAGGTCATGAAAATGTTCAATTCGATCGAGTCCACCGTCAGCGGCAAGGTGCATCGCGTCGTGGCCCGGCACGGTCAACTGGTCCAGCACGACCAGATCCTGATGTTGATTGACGTTACACGCGACTAG
- a CDS encoding acetyl-CoA acetyltransferase, whose amino-acid sequence MINKHQLANRYAIVGIGEAGLGKAAEGETALSLQCQAARSAMLDAGLVPGDIDAVFAHWDDRATALLVSEYLGIQPRFVDNTVVGGQSNITHLVHAIAAIEAGLCDTALITYGSTQRLDRSRKAGGMNQEPRNPVAQFVQPYGMLSPIGFYAMQAQLHMHRYGTKPEDLGEIALASRKWAQLNPNAFAHDDLTMEQYLAAPMLADPLRKFDICQVTDGAGAMILTRADRARDLKQQPVMVRGFSEKFRHHLTPFGSDDWIDNKVLSTIANDALAMAQLDRKDLDLVQIYDAFTINVLLGLESLGFCEPGEAGMFIRDGRIAPGGDFPLNTSGGGLSFNHSGMFGMQLMIEAIRQLRGECGARQVPEAKSCLVQAGGMVMSAYMVMVLGTE is encoded by the coding sequence ATGATCAACAAACACCAACTTGCAAATCGCTACGCTATCGTCGGCATCGGCGAGGCCGGTCTCGGCAAGGCAGCAGAGGGGGAAACCGCCCTATCGCTGCAATGCCAGGCTGCCAGATCGGCGATGCTCGACGCTGGCCTGGTGCCGGGCGATATCGATGCCGTCTTTGCGCATTGGGATGATCGCGCTACGGCGCTTCTGGTATCCGAGTATCTGGGTATCCAGCCGCGCTTCGTCGACAACACCGTCGTAGGCGGGCAATCGAACATCACCCATCTGGTCCACGCGATAGCCGCGATCGAAGCAGGCCTGTGCGACACCGCGCTGATCACCTACGGCAGCACGCAACGGCTCGATCGCAGCCGCAAGGCAGGCGGCATGAACCAGGAGCCGCGCAATCCGGTCGCACAGTTCGTGCAGCCTTACGGCATGCTGAGCCCGATCGGCTTCTATGCGATGCAGGCACAACTGCACATGCACCGCTACGGCACCAAACCGGAAGACCTCGGCGAGATCGCGCTGGCATCAAGGAAATGGGCGCAATTGAACCCCAATGCGTTCGCACATGACGACCTCACGATGGAACAGTATCTGGCCGCCCCCATGCTGGCCGATCCACTGCGCAAGTTCGACATATGCCAGGTGACTGACGGCGCCGGTGCGATGATCCTTACGCGAGCCGATCGGGCGCGCGACCTGAAGCAGCAGCCTGTGATGGTTCGCGGCTTCTCCGAGAAATTTCGCCACCATTTGACGCCGTTCGGATCGGACGACTGGATCGATAACAAGGTCCTTTCAACCATTGCTAATGATGCGTTGGCAATGGCGCAACTCGATCGCAAGGATCTCGATCTGGTGCAGATCTACGATGCATTCACGATCAATGTGTTGCTCGGGCTGGAGAGTCTGGGCTTTTGCGAACCCGGCGAAGCGGGCATGTTCATCCGTGACGGCCGTATCGCGCCGGGCGGCGATTTCCCATTGAATACCTCGGGCGGCGGTCTCTCGTTCAATCATTCGGGCATGTTCGGCATGCAATTGATGATCGAAGCCATCCGACAGTTGCGCGGCGAATGTGGCGCGCGCCAGGTTCCGGAGGCCAAGTCCTGCCTGGTCCAGGCGGGCGGCATGGTGATGTCGGCTTATATGGTGATGGTGCTCGGAACCGAGTAG
- a CDS encoding carboxyl transferase domain-containing protein, with the protein MIFISNMETIHPGYEAQIAELQLRRQRTLEMGGAAKLERRRASGLLNARERIDALLDAGSFREIGMLALPAQVKDQGSAPADGKLTGFGKIEAQRVAVVSNDLTVKGASSATINIRKIAYMKEAATRNGMPLIFLGESTGSRVPDTMGAQAMAQGGQDAQQYCRRRETPWVSAVLGPCLGSSTWYSCVSDFVVMRKGAFLAVSSPRVTSVAIDEQIDPEELGGWRLHAEQTGLIDMVVDSDEAALLAIRRFLGYLPSHSGERPLRYEANADSAPDASKLLELVPVERSKTYDMRKVIAAIVDRDSFFPLKDRFGRAAVTGLARLDGETVGIVASNPFFKAGAMDPDACRKVTSFLVLCDSFNIPIVFLVDTPGFLVGSEGERKAAPAHIMNMIHALQLCSVPKVSVILRKSFGQAYLNMGGGRNSDNVAAWPGAEASFMDAGVAVSVIHGVKQSDAPERFEELKAEFSRDTSAYALAGAFGAQTIIDPRDTRSHLIDTLDCQRRARDAGIGHHEMRAWPTYI; encoded by the coding sequence ATGATATTTATTTCAAATATGGAAACAATTCATCCGGGCTACGAAGCGCAGATCGCTGAACTCCAGTTACGCCGCCAGAGAACCCTGGAAATGGGCGGTGCCGCGAAGCTCGAGCGTCGGCGCGCATCAGGTCTGCTGAATGCGCGTGAGCGCATCGACGCTTTGCTCGATGCCGGCTCGTTCCGCGAGATCGGCATGCTTGCCCTCCCGGCCCAGGTCAAAGATCAGGGTTCGGCGCCCGCCGACGGCAAGCTCACAGGGTTCGGCAAGATCGAAGCGCAGCGCGTGGCTGTGGTATCGAATGATCTGACGGTAAAGGGCGCTTCGTCCGCGACCATCAATATCCGCAAGATCGCTTATATGAAGGAAGCGGCGACGCGCAACGGCATGCCGCTGATTTTTCTGGGCGAGTCGACCGGTTCGCGTGTGCCGGACACGATGGGCGCGCAGGCGATGGCGCAAGGCGGTCAGGATGCGCAGCAATATTGCCGTCGGCGCGAAACACCGTGGGTCAGCGCCGTGCTCGGACCGTGCCTTGGGTCTTCGACCTGGTACAGTTGCGTTTCCGATTTTGTGGTCATGCGTAAGGGCGCGTTTCTTGCCGTATCCAGCCCGCGCGTCACGTCCGTCGCGATCGACGAACAGATCGATCCGGAAGAACTCGGAGGTTGGCGCCTGCACGCCGAGCAAACCGGCCTCATCGATATGGTGGTCGATTCGGACGAGGCCGCGTTGCTCGCGATCCGTCGCTTCCTCGGTTATCTGCCGTCGCATTCCGGCGAGCGGCCACTGCGGTACGAGGCGAACGCCGACAGTGCGCCCGACGCCAGCAAATTGCTGGAACTGGTGCCGGTCGAACGCAGCAAGACCTACGACATGCGCAAGGTAATTGCCGCCATCGTTGATCGCGACAGTTTTTTCCCCTTGAAGGACCGGTTCGGTCGTGCCGCTGTCACGGGACTGGCCCGTCTCGATGGCGAAACGGTGGGCATCGTCGCGTCGAATCCGTTCTTCAAGGCCGGCGCCATGGACCCGGATGCGTGCCGCAAGGTAACGTCCTTCCTGGTATTGTGCGACTCGTTCAATATTCCGATCGTCTTTCTGGTCGATACGCCCGGATTCCTCGTCGGCAGCGAGGGCGAGCGCAAGGCGGCGCCAGCGCACATCATGAATATGATCCATGCGCTGCAGTTGTGCTCGGTGCCTAAAGTCTCCGTGATCCTGCGAAAGAGCTTCGGTCAGGCCTACCTGAACATGGGCGGTGGGCGCAATAGCGATAACGTGGCGGCATGGCCTGGTGCCGAGGCCAGCTTCATGGATGCCGGGGTGGCGGTCAGCGTGATCCACGGTGTCAAGCAGAGCGACGCGCCAGAGCGCTTCGAAGAGCTGAAAGCCGAGTTCTCGCGCGACACATCAGCCTATGCGCTGGCGGGGGCGTTCGGCGCACAAACCATTATCGATCCGCGCGATACCCGTAGTCATCTTATCGATACGCTCGATTGTCAAAGGCGTGCGCGTGATGCCGGCATCGGCCACCATGAAATGCGTGCCTGGCCCACTTACATTTAA
- a CDS encoding acetyl-CoA carboxylase biotin carboxyl carrier protein subunit, which produces MTLRTIRSEITGTVWKISAAEGDVLAEDDVIMVLESMKMEIPVAAPDGGKLVRLLINEGDAVREGQDLASFDAD; this is translated from the coding sequence ATGACGTTACGCACCATTCGCTCGGAAATCACCGGAACGGTTTGGAAGATCAGTGCCGCCGAAGGCGACGTGCTCGCCGAAGATGATGTGATCATGGTCCTGGAATCCATGAAAATGGAGATCCCGGTCGCGGCGCCCGACGGCGGCAAGCTGGTCAGGCTCCTGATCAATGAAGGGGACGCAGTGCGCGAAGGACAGGATCTCGCAAGCTTCGACGCCGATTAA
- a CDS encoding SDR family NAD(P)-dependent oxidoreductase, with translation MKQLKDKISVITGAASGFGRELAICCAREGMHLVLTDVDEKGLQDTVGLLPESTRTLALKCDVARAEQVEQVAIKTFERFGAAHLLFNNAGVVLAGPLWASTLQDWEWVFGINVMGVAHGIRSFVPRMLEQKSACHIVNTASRAGLVSVPGGGIYCASKHAVVAMSECLQLELQAAGAQIGVSVLCPGFVNTGIAEAARNRPAELAATNPLGARFLSAGHDERIRDARFSAADIAEMTVEAVKAGRFYILPHPETREQVENRMRDILEEHNPRAGS, from the coding sequence GTGAAGCAGCTCAAAGACAAAATTTCTGTCATTACTGGTGCGGCCAGTGGTTTCGGTCGCGAATTGGCGATTTGTTGCGCCCGCGAAGGCATGCATCTGGTGCTGACCGATGTCGACGAAAAGGGTCTGCAGGATACCGTCGGTCTGTTGCCAGAGTCGACCCGGACTCTCGCCCTGAAATGCGACGTCGCCAGGGCGGAACAGGTTGAGCAGGTGGCGATCAAGACTTTTGAGCGTTTCGGCGCTGCCCATCTGCTGTTCAACAATGCCGGCGTTGTGCTTGCCGGTCCGCTTTGGGCCAGCACGCTGCAGGATTGGGAGTGGGTGTTCGGCATCAACGTGATGGGGGTGGCGCACGGTATCCGCAGTTTTGTTCCGCGCATGCTGGAACAGAAGAGCGCATGTCATATCGTCAATACCGCGTCGCGAGCCGGTCTGGTGTCGGTGCCAGGCGGCGGCATCTACTGCGCCAGCAAACATGCGGTGGTCGCGATGTCGGAGTGCCTGCAACTTGAGTTGCAAGCCGCCGGCGCGCAGATCGGCGTCTCCGTATTGTGTCCCGGCTTCGTCAATACCGGCATCGCCGAAGCGGCGCGCAATCGTCCCGCTGAACTGGCAGCGACCAATCCGCTGGGTGCTCGCTTCCTCAGCGCGGGTCACGATGAAAGAATCCGCGACGCCAGATTTTCCGCGGCGGATATTGCCGAGATGACGGTTGAGGCGGTTAAGGCTGGACGTTTCTACATCTTGCCGCATCCGGAAACCAGAGAACAAGTCGAGAACCGCATGCGGGACATTCTCGAAGAACACAATCCGCGAGCCGGCTCCTGA
- a CDS encoding BON domain-containing protein — protein MPAQAGASEASAASNGTAIAASGSMTAKDIRKANRALRRKVYSAIVRHKEINAGSISVVAKGDALTLDGTVVDASQVDKVSEIAKGVPGVTTVTNKLTVKKPFGGQ, from the coding sequence ATGCCTGCGCAGGCGGGCGCAAGCGAAGCGAGCGCCGCTTCGAACGGAACCGCGATCGCGGCCTCGGGCAGCATGACGGCGAAGGACATCCGCAAAGCCAATCGCGCGTTGCGCCGCAAGGTCTATTCCGCGATCGTCAGGCACAAGGAGATCAACGCCGGCAGCATCAGCGTCGTCGCGAAGGGCGACGCATTGACGCTCGATGGGACCGTCGTCGACGCGTCGCAGGTCGACAAGGTGAGCGAGATCGCAAAGGGCGTTCCGGGAGTCACGACCGTGACCAACAAGCTGACCGTCAAGAAGCCTTTCGGCGGTCAGTAA